The Arthrobacter sp. D5-1 genome segment CCAAGAGACTCCACGGAGTAGCCCACGCTGACTTCGCCCACGATTGCGCCGGGCGTTTCCGGCGAGTACACCGGCACCTTGGCCCCGGCCGATGGTCCCAACGTTCCGGTGTTGCGGGTAGTGATTTCCTCACCGCCCAATGCCACCGAGGGGTCCGTGCTGACGCGTTCACCCAGCCGCGCCGTCTCCGGGTGGGCCAGCCTGAGGCCGGTTTCGTCCGTGATGACCACGAACAAGGCGCCGGTGCGCGCCCGTACCGCCTCGGCAGCTTCTTGCAGGGGCCCGACGGCGAGTACTTCCGAGGGAGGCGTTCCCTCTTCCCTGCTGATGAGCTGCACGTTGGTCCTGATATCCGGATCCGCCGCGACCGTCCTGGCAAGGGTGAGGGCTTGGTGCTCGGCTTCGGTGCCGATCCGTTCGTACACCAGCCAGGCATGGACTGTTCCGCTGAGCAGGACCACCAGCAGGACAACCCCCAGTTGTAGGAGGAGGGTCTGGGTGGAAAACCGCATGATCCATTGAATCACTGAGCACAATGCGCAAAACGTTCGCAACGAGCAGTATTCCCAACAATTCCCGGAAACCCCCCGCCGTGATCGGCGCCACCCTATCGTCTGTAGTGCGCATCACACCGACGTGGCGCCATTCACAGTAGTAAGGAGCCGGCCGTGCTGGTTTTGCTTGGATTCGCAATGATTGCGGTATTCATGGTCCTGATCATGACCAAAAAATTGACGCCAGTACTGGCGCTGATCATCGTCCCCACCGTCTTCGGCCTTTTCGCCGGGGCGGGCCTCGGCATTGGCGACATGGTGATGGACTCGATGAAGTCCATGACATCCACGGCCGCGCTCCTCATGTTCGCCATCATCTACTTCGGCCTGATGATCGACGTCGGACTGTTCGACCCCCTGGTGAAGTTCATCCTGCGCAAGCTGGGCAACGACCCCGCCAAGGTTGTCCTCGGCACCGCGATCCTCGCCGCAGCAGTCTCCCTGGACGGGGACGGCTCCACCACCTTCATCCTCACTACTGCCGCCATGCTCCCGGTGTACCTGCGGCTCAAGATGAGCCCCGTGGTCCTCACCTGCGTGGCGGGCCTGGCCAACGGCACCATGAACATCCTGCCGTGGGGCGGGCCCACCGCCCGCGCTGCGACCGCCCTGAACCTTGATGTCAACGACGTCTTCGTCCCCATGGTTCCGTCCCTCATCGTTGGCCTCATCGTTGTCCTGGTCTTCGCCTGGCTGCTGGGCCTGCAGGAACGCAACCGCCTCCGCACCACTGCGCCCGAAATTTGGAGCGACGTCGCCGATCCTTCTGAAGCGTTCGACGGCGGCGCCGGCCGCGGCGGTTCCGTCGCCGCAGGTTCGGGCCTGGGTGCAGGCTTCGGCGCCGGCCGTTTCGGATTTGGCCGCAACGGTTCAACCGCAGGTAAGCCGGGAACCGGCGGAGGTTCCGGCGTCGCGGTCCTCGAAGACCCTGCCACGCTGGTGGACGATCACGACACCGCCATGGCGGACACCGCGCTGGACCCCAACCGCTCCACCCTGCGTCCCAAGCTGTTCTGGTTCAACCTGGGCTTGACCGTCGCCGTGATGGTGGTCCTGGTGGCCAACATCGTTCCGCTGCCGTTCGTGTTCATGGTGGGATCCGCGATCGCCCTGCTGGTCAACTTTCCCAAGGTCAAAGACCAAGGCGCCCAGCTGATCGCCCACGCACCGTCCATCGTCGCCGTCGTCAGCATGGTCATGGCCGCCGCCGTCCTCACAGGCGTCCTCAACGGCACCGGCATGGTCAAGGCTATGTCCGAGTGGCTGGTCCAGATCATCCCCGCGGACATGGGTCCGTTCATGGCGATCATCACCGGACTGCTCAGCATCCCCATGACCTTCTTCATGAGCAATGACGCCTTCTACTTCGGTGTCCTTCCGGTCCTCTCCGAAACGGCCGCGCACTATGGCGTCGATGCAGTGGACATGGCCCGTGCCTCCATCACCGGGCAGCCCTTCCACCTGCAGAGCCCCTTGGTGCCGGCTATCCTCCTCCTGGTGTCCCTCGCCAAGGTAGACCTGGGTGACCACCACAAGAAGGTCCTCTGGCGCACGGCAGTGGTCTCAGTCGTCATGCTGGCAGTCGGAGTCGTGACCGGAGCCATCGGCATCGGCTGACCCGCTGTTCCCAGCGCAACCGTCTGCACCTGAGGTGCAAGACCGGGCCAGACATCCTCCGCGTGCTGCTCCTTCGTCGCTTTGACGCACGCATCCGGATGCCTGGCCCGGTCTGCGTAGGAGGCCCACCGGCCGAAGGCGACAACCCCCACCGAGCGGGCCGCAGCCCGCGTACGGCGGCGCACCCAAGCCAAGTAGACTGGTTCCGAAAACCATTTGAACTTTGCAGGGGAGATCCATGGCTGCGATCAACCGTGACGACGTCGCGCATCTTGCGCGTCTGGCTCACATTGAAATGAGTGCCGAAGAACTGGACAGGATGGCTGTTGAGCTTGCTGTCATCGTGGATTCGGTGAAGAGCGTGAGCGAAGCTGCGGGGGAGGATGTCCCGGCGACGTCGCACCCGATTCCGTTGACCAATGTGTTCCGTGAGGACGTTGTGGGCCACACGTTCACGGCTGAGCAGGCATTGTCCGGCGCTCCGGATGCTTACGAGAACCGTTTCAAGGTCCCGGCAATCCTGGATGAGGACTAATCACTATGACTGAATCGAAGAACGAGCTCATCCGCCACTCCGCTGCCGATCTCGCTGCGAAGCTGGCTGCCCGTGAGGTGACCGCCGTCGAGGTGACGCAGGCGCACCTTGACCGCATCGCCCTTGTTGATGGCGGAGCCGACGGTATCCACGCATTTTTGCACGTTAACACCGAAGAGGCTTTGGCTGTCGCAGCCGAGGTTGACGCCGCCCGTGCCGCCGGCGGTGCCGCTGCCGCGGAGCTGCACGCCCTCGCTGGTGTGCCGATTGCCGTCAAGGACCTCATCGTCACGATTGGCCAGCCGACGACGGCTGGTTCGAAGATCCTCGAGGGTTGGCACAGCCCGTATGACGCCACCGTGGTGAAGAAGCTGCGCGCGGCGAAGATGCCCATCCTGGGTAAGACCAACCTGGATGAATTCGCCATGGGTTCCTCCACGGAGCACTCGGCGTACGGCCCCACCCGCAACCCGTGGGACCTGGACCGCATTCCCGGCGGTTCGGGCGGTGGCTCCGCGGCCGCCGTCGCCGCTTTCGAAGCGCCGCTGGCGCTCGGCACCGATACTGGTGGCTCGATCCGCCAGCCGGGTGCCGTCACCGGAACTGTGGGCGTGAAGCCGACGTACGGTGCTGTTTCCCGTTATGGTGCCATTGCCATGGCGTCATCCCTGGACCAGATCGGCCCGGTTTCCCGTACGGTTCTGGACTCGGCGTTGCTGCAGGAAGTCATCGGCGGCCACGACCCCTATGACTCCACGTCGCTGACCGATCCGTTCAACGATCTTGTTGCTGCTGCCCGCGTGGGCAATGTTGCGGGCATGAAGATCGGCATCGTCAAGGAACTTCACGGCGAGGGCTACCAGGCAGGCGTCGAGAACCGGTTCAACGAGTCCCTTCAGCTGCTGAAGGATGCCGGTGCTGAAATCGTTGAGGTTTCCTGCCCCAACCTGAAGTACGCCCTGGGCGCTTACTACCTGATCATGCCGTCCGAGGTGTCCAGCAACCTGGCCAAGTTCGACGGTGTCCGCTTCGGCATGCGAGTGCTGCCCAAGGATGGTCCGATGACCATCGAGCGCGTCATGGGGGCTACCCGTGCCGCAGGCTTCGGTGACGAAGTGAAGCGCCGTATCATCCTCGGCACTTACGCTTTGAGCGCCGGTTACTACGACGCTTACTACGGCTCCGCACAGAAGGTCCGTACGCTGATCCAGCGTGACTTCGACGCAGCTTTTGCGAAGGCCGATGTCCTGATCTCGCCCACGGCGCCCACCACGGCGTTCAAGCTGGGGGAGAAGCTGGATGATCCCCTGGCGATGTACCTGAACGACGTCGCCACCATCCCCGCCAACCTCGCTGGCATCCCGGGGTTGTCCCTGCCGGGTGGCCTGGCTGACGAAGACGGCCTGCCTGTTGGCATCCAGCTGCTGGCTCCTGCCCGCCAGGATGCCCGCCTGTACCGCGTTGGTGCGGTCCTCGAATCCATGCTCGAAGAGAAGTGGGGCGGTCCGATGCTTGCCCAGGCGCCTGCTCTCGGTGCAGTATCCAACACCGCCGGAGGTTCCAACTAATGTCCGTCGACGCAACCCTGAGCTTCGAAGAGGCCATGGAGAAGTACGATCCCGTCCTGGGGTTTGAGGTCCACGTGGAACTCAACACCAAGACCAAGATGTTCTCCTCCGCACCGAATGTCTTCGGAGACGAGCCGAACACCAATGTCAACGAGGTTGACCTGGGCCTGCCCGGCGTCCTGCCGGTGGTGAACAAGACGGCTGTGGAGTCCTCCATCAAGATCGGCCTTGCTTTGAACTGCAAGATCGCCGAGTCCTGCCGCTTCGCCCGGAAGAACTACTTCTACCCGGACACCCCCAAGAACTTCCAGACTTCCCAGTACGACGAACCGATCGCCTACGACGGTTACCTCGACATCGAGCTTGAGGACGGCACGGTCTTCCGCGTGGAAATCGAACGCGCCCACATGGAGGAAGATGCCGGCAAGCTGACCCACATGGGTGGCGCGGCAGGCCGCATCCAGGGTGCCGACTACTCGCTGGTGGACTACAACCGTTCCGGTGTGCCGCTGGTGGAAATTGTCACCAAGCCCATCGAGGGCGCGGGCAGCCGTGCACCCGAGCTGGCCAAGGCATACGTTGCTGCTGTTCGCGAGATCGTGAAGAACCTTGGTGTTTCCGATGCCAAGATGGAGCGCGGCAATGTCCGCTGCGACGCCAACGTTTCCTTGCGCCCGCATGGCCGGGAACGCTTCGGTATCCGTTCGGAAACCAAGAACGTAAACTCGCTGCGCGCCGTCGAGCACGCTGTCCGCTACGAGATCCAGCGCCACGCTGCCGTCCTGGACTCCGGCGAGCCGGTCATCCAGGAGACGCGCCACTGGCATGAGGACACGCGTTCGACGACGTCCGGCCGGCCCAAGTCCGACGCCGACGATTACCGCTATTTCCCGGAGCCGGACCTGGTTCCCGTCGTCGCTTCCCGCGAGTGGGTGGAGGAACTCCGTGCCACCCTTCCCGAGCCGCCGGCCGAGCGTCGCAAGCGCCTCAAGGAGGCCTGGGGCTACTCGGACCTGGAATTCCGCGATGTGGTGAACGCCGGTGTCATGGACTCCATCGAGGAAACCATCGCTGCTGGTGCATCCGCAGATGTTGCCCGTAAGTGGTGGATGGGTGAGATCGTTGGCCGCGCCAAGGTTGCCGACGTCGATCCTTCCGAGCTCGGTGTCACGCCGCAGGTCATCGTGGAGCTGAACAAGCTGGTAGAAGACGGCAAGATCAACAACAAGATGGCTACCCAGGTCCTGGACGGCGTCCTCGCCGGCGAAGGAACCCCGGCGGAGATCGTGGAGAAGCGTGGCCTTGCGGTGGTGTCCGACGACGGTCCCCTTCTGGAAGCCATCGACGCAGCACTGGCAGCACAGCCGGACGTCGCGGAGAAGATCCGAGGCGGCAAGGTTCAAGCGATCGGTGCGATTGTTGGCGGCGTCATGAAGGCCACCCGCGGCCAGGCCGACGCTGGACGAGTCCGTGAACTCATCCTGGAGAAGCTCGGCGTCGAGGGCTGACACCCGTTTTTCCCATCAAAGTAGGCCGCAGTTTTTGCTGCGGCCTACTTTGCTTTTTGGGCGCACAATGGATGCATGGCCACACTCTCACCGGGCCTTCGGAAGGCCGTCCTTGCCGGCGGGATCGCCGTCACCCTGACAGGTGGCGGGGCCGCCGCTGTCTGGGCAGGCACGCAAGCCAGCCCCCCGCCGTCGAGCGCTTTTCCGTCCAACAGCCCTTCCGCGTCCGCGAACGCCAAGTCCACTGAAGGCCGCGGCCAGGCAATTCATGGCGAGCACGTGGTGAAGCAGCGGGACGGGACGTACCGCACGGTGGTCACGCAGACCGGAACCATCGAAGCGGCCAGTGATTCAGAGGTGACCGTGAAGAGCGACGACGGCTTCACACAGCGCTACGCAATCACCGCGGACACCCGGATCTCCATGGTTCCTGCTGTTCCCGGGCCCAGGAACGGCAGGGGTAAGCCATTCCTGCC includes the following:
- a CDS encoding CitMHS family transporter, with the protein product MLVLLGFAMIAVFMVLIMTKKLTPVLALIIVPTVFGLFAGAGLGIGDMVMDSMKSMTSTAALLMFAIIYFGLMIDVGLFDPLVKFILRKLGNDPAKVVLGTAILAAAVSLDGDGSTTFILTTAAMLPVYLRLKMSPVVLTCVAGLANGTMNILPWGGPTARAATALNLDVNDVFVPMVPSLIVGLIVVLVFAWLLGLQERNRLRTTAPEIWSDVADPSEAFDGGAGRGGSVAAGSGLGAGFGAGRFGFGRNGSTAGKPGTGGGSGVAVLEDPATLVDDHDTAMADTALDPNRSTLRPKLFWFNLGLTVAVMVVLVANIVPLPFVFMVGSAIALLVNFPKVKDQGAQLIAHAPSIVAVVSMVMAAAVLTGVLNGTGMVKAMSEWLVQIIPADMGPFMAIITGLLSIPMTFFMSNDAFYFGVLPVLSETAAHYGVDAVDMARASITGQPFHLQSPLVPAILLLVSLAKVDLGDHHKKVLWRTAVVSVVMLAVGVVTGAIGIG
- the gatC gene encoding Asp-tRNA(Asn)/Glu-tRNA(Gln) amidotransferase subunit GatC, which gives rise to MAAINRDDVAHLARLAHIEMSAEELDRMAVELAVIVDSVKSVSEAAGEDVPATSHPIPLTNVFREDVVGHTFTAEQALSGAPDAYENRFKVPAILDED
- the gatA gene encoding Asp-tRNA(Asn)/Glu-tRNA(Gln) amidotransferase subunit GatA; protein product: MTESKNELIRHSAADLAAKLAAREVTAVEVTQAHLDRIALVDGGADGIHAFLHVNTEEALAVAAEVDAARAAGGAAAAELHALAGVPIAVKDLIVTIGQPTTAGSKILEGWHSPYDATVVKKLRAAKMPILGKTNLDEFAMGSSTEHSAYGPTRNPWDLDRIPGGSGGGSAAAVAAFEAPLALGTDTGGSIRQPGAVTGTVGVKPTYGAVSRYGAIAMASSLDQIGPVSRTVLDSALLQEVIGGHDPYDSTSLTDPFNDLVAAARVGNVAGMKIGIVKELHGEGYQAGVENRFNESLQLLKDAGAEIVEVSCPNLKYALGAYYLIMPSEVSSNLAKFDGVRFGMRVLPKDGPMTIERVMGATRAAGFGDEVKRRIILGTYALSAGYYDAYYGSAQKVRTLIQRDFDAAFAKADVLISPTAPTTAFKLGEKLDDPLAMYLNDVATIPANLAGIPGLSLPGGLADEDGLPVGIQLLAPARQDARLYRVGAVLESMLEEKWGGPMLAQAPALGAVSNTAGGSN
- the gatB gene encoding Asp-tRNA(Asn)/Glu-tRNA(Gln) amidotransferase subunit GatB, which gives rise to MSVDATLSFEEAMEKYDPVLGFEVHVELNTKTKMFSSAPNVFGDEPNTNVNEVDLGLPGVLPVVNKTAVESSIKIGLALNCKIAESCRFARKNYFYPDTPKNFQTSQYDEPIAYDGYLDIELEDGTVFRVEIERAHMEEDAGKLTHMGGAAGRIQGADYSLVDYNRSGVPLVEIVTKPIEGAGSRAPELAKAYVAAVREIVKNLGVSDAKMERGNVRCDANVSLRPHGRERFGIRSETKNVNSLRAVEHAVRYEIQRHAAVLDSGEPVIQETRHWHEDTRSTTSGRPKSDADDYRYFPEPDLVPVVASREWVEELRATLPEPPAERRKRLKEAWGYSDLEFRDVVNAGVMDSIEETIAAGASADVARKWWMGEIVGRAKVADVDPSELGVTPQVIVELNKLVEDGKINNKMATQVLDGVLAGEGTPAEIVEKRGLAVVSDDGPLLEAIDAALAAQPDVAEKIRGGKVQAIGAIVGGVMKATRGQADAGRVRELILEKLGVEG
- a CDS encoding DUF5666 domain-containing protein, which translates into the protein MATLSPGLRKAVLAGGIAVTLTGGGAAAVWAGTQASPPPSSAFPSNSPSASANAKSTEGRGQAIHGEHVVKQRDGTYRTVVTQTGTIEAASDSEVTVKSDDGFTQRYAITADTRISMVPAVPGPRNGRGKPFLPTAAAADLKAGDTVRISGTREGDTVTATRVLAGQLPAGLKGGPGHKGHGPK